The following proteins come from a genomic window of Triticum aestivum cultivar Chinese Spring chromosome 6A, IWGSC CS RefSeq v2.1, whole genome shotgun sequence:
- the LOC123129565 gene encoding proline-rich receptor-like protein kinase PERK2, translated as MAYTLRTALIADMVTPSWKLTMCSPKLPSCYKTNKAHLPTIEPNRSPRPTPSSPSPIWRRPLTPGRKLHHPQPPPLPPPETRLHTQSAPPPSLVADCAASTVSCPGSGRLHRPLPLTAATVARPSRIGPPPPCLAADRAAKSVPCPRSARCRWRQAPTTSNPCYGPPPPSSVLLPRHRNQGTNPPVPIMALETLIRASSPPLHPNMSNHHRCPWKTSIYRRRKIDWRSERSARVVETGVELRTREEVHHGGAVRRLSPKNRAGTGTFFVLKCVDAFLCQNVTVKSFFGVV; from the exons ATGGCGTATACTTTAAGGACAGCTCTGATTGCTGACATGGTTACTCCTAGTTGGAAactgaccatgt GTTCTCCCAAACTCCCGAGCTGCTACAAAACGAATAAAGCCCACCTACCCACCATCGAACCCAACCGATCCCCACGACCCACCCCATCATCTCCATCACCGATCTGGCGCCGCCCCCTCACCCCGGGCAGGAAGCTCCACCACCCCcaaccaccgccgctgccgccgcccgaaACGCGCCTCCACACCCAATCGGCGCCGCCACCATCCCTCGTCGCGGATTGCGCCGCCAGCACCGTCTCTTGCCCCGGATCGGGCCGCCTCCATCGCCCCTTGCCCCTCACTGCTGCCACCGTCGCTCGTCCCTCCCGGATCGGGCCGCCTCCACCGTGCCTCGCTGCGGATCGCGCCGCCAAGTCCGTCCCTTGCCCCAGATCAG CCAGATGCCGCTGGCGACAGGCCCCCACAACCTCCAACCCCTGCTACGGCCCACCCCCACCATCCTCTGTGCTTCTTCCCCGACATCGCAACCAGGGCACCAACCCACCGGTTCCTATCATGGCACTGGAGACTCTCATCCGTGCTTCTTCCCCGCCGCTGCATCCAAACATGTCCAACCACCACCGCTGCCCGTGGAAGACGAGCATCTACCGCCGCCGCAAGATCGACTGGAGGTCAGAGAGATCTGCCAGAGTGGTGGAGACAGGGGTGGAGCTCAGGACTAGGGAGGAGGTGCATCACGGTGGCGCTGTAAGAAGGTTGTCGCCCAAGAACAGGGCCGGCACGGGGACCTTTTTTGTACTCAAATGTGTCGATGCATTTCTGTGT CAAAATGTCACAGTGAAAAGCTTTTTTGGTGTTGTGTGA